A segment of the Penaeus monodon isolate SGIC_2016 chromosome 38, NSTDA_Pmon_1, whole genome shotgun sequence genome:
ctgtgatacacacacacacacacacacacacacacacacacacacacacacacacacacacacacacacacacacgcacacacacacacacacacgcacacgcacacacacacacgcacacacacacacacacacacacacacacacacacacacacatatatatatacatatatatatatatatatatatatatatatatatatatgtgtgtgtgtgtgtgtgtgtgtgtatgtgtgtatgtattatatatatatatatatatatatataatatataatatatatatatatatatatatatatatatatatatatatatatatatatatatgtgtgtgtgtgtgtgtgtgtgtgagtgtgtgtgtgtgtgtgtgtgtgtgtgtgtgtgtgtgtctctctctctctgtctctctctctctcttctctctctctctctctctctctctctctctctctctctctctatatatatatatatatatatatatatatatatatatatatatatatatatatacgtgtatatatatatatatatatatatatatatatatatatatatatgtgtgtgtgtgtgtgtgtgtgtgtgcgtgtgcgtgtgtatgtgtgtgtgtgtgtgtgtgtgtgtgtgtgtgtgtgtgtgtgtgtgtgtgtgtgcgcgtgtgtgcgtgtgtgtgtgcatatacatacatatatatatgtgtgtgtatatatatatatatatatatatatatatatatatatatatatattatgtatatatatatttatatatatctacagttatgtatgtacatgtacatatatatatatatatatatatatatatatataatatatgtgtgtgtgtgtgtgtgtatgtgtgtgtgtgtgtgtgtgtgtgtgtgtgtgtgtgtgtgtgtgtgtgtgtgtgtgtgtgtgtgtgtgtgtgtgtctctctgtctctctctctctctctctctctctctctctctctctctctctctctctctctctctctctctctctctctcagatatatatatatatatatatatatatatatatatatatatatatagtgtatatatatatacgtgtatatatatataatatatatatatatatatataatatatatattatatatatatatatatatattatatatatatatatatatatatatattatatatatatatatatatatatatatatttatatatataatatatatatattatatatatatatatactatatatatatatatatatatagagagagagagagagagagagagagagagagagagagagagagagagagagagagagagacagacagacaacagacagagagagagagagagacacacacacacacacacacacacacacacacacacacacacacacatatgtatgtgtgtttgtgtttgtgtggtgtgtatgtgtgtgtgtgtgtgtgtgtgtgtgtgtgtgtgtgtgtgtgtctgtgtctgtgtgtgtgtgtgtgtgtgtgcgtgtgtgtgtgtgtgtgtgtgtgtgtgtgtgtgcgcgtgtgtgcgtgtgtgtgtgtatatacatacatatatatatgtgtatatatatatatatatatatatatatatatatatatctacagttatgtatgtacatgtacatatatatatatatatatatatatatatatatatatatatatatatatatatatatatgtgtgtgtgtgtgtgtgtgtgtgtgtgtgtgtgtatgtgtgtgtgtgtgtgtgtgtgtgtgtgtgtgtgtgtgtgtgtgtatgtgtatatatataaatatacatatatgtgtacacacatatgtacatatatgtaaatatgtgaaaaaacatatatatatatatatatatatatatatatatatgtatatatatatatacacacacacacacatgtgtgtgtgtgtgtatgtgcgcgcgcgtgcgcgcgcatgtgtgtgaacGTAAATAGTGTAGGTGGGGTGGGTTAGCGCATTTGCACATCTGTGGATGCGTGAAGAGACTTAAACTAGAATAGCGGCGACAGGTATTGCGCAATGTCACTCAACATTCTCgcaacacatctctctctctctctctctctctctctctctctctctctctctctctctctctctctctctctctctctctctctctctctctctgtctctctctctgtctctctctctctctcttatcttttttttacttttcataacGCAAAGATAATGCTGGAATTATACTACTTTTCCACTCTAAATTTTtccgttaatgaaaaaaaatgtcatgataataaccataataatactcCAACATCATACATCACTGAAATAAAGAAGTGAAGGGAAATTATTTAACTCAGTTATATGAACGTGAAAGGTAGCTAGATGTTGTCTCATatgtagaataaataatataaagtaaatagaagaaaaaagaaaaggaaaaatgtgaaaCAGAATTATATTCAAAGTGTTCGGTTAGTTATCATGAGTTTGGTGTGAAATTTAAACAGCAGTTTTTTCCTGCGTTAAATAAAATGTGTAATGTGTCTCCTTTCGGACACCCTTCCTGGAACTTGAAAGAGGGTCTTCTCTAAACTGCAGAGAAAGTACTAGGGGAGCAGAAGAGCAAGAAACGTACTTAGGTCACCGATGAAATTCTTAACCTCTGCAACGAAAGAAGAGCATTGAACAAAGGCAAAGGATACCAACAAATACCAACTTCTCAACAGTAAGATTAGGAAAAAAGATGAAGGGAGCAAAAGAAGACGGCCAGTGTCTCAGTGTGGAAGAAGGCAAGGCAAATGGCAAAAGCAAGAGGGTCCACGGCATACTGAGGACCCACGCCAATGACAACCTCTTCACAGAAAATGCCACTGTGCTGGGACGATGGACTGAGCACTGCAGAGACTTGTCAAACGGCAAGGTTCAACCAGACATCCTACAGAGCCACCACGCTTGCAAGTGGAAACTGAACCCAACCCGTTGTTAGCTGATGAGGTCAAAGAAGCCATTCGGGCTCTGTAGAGGGAAGGACCACCAGGTGGTAACAACAATTCCAGTCGAACTGCTGAAACATGGAGGAGAAGCAAGCGCTGAAATCCTCACAGTGTCCTGCTAAAAAATAATCTGGGAGAAACAATGGTCTAGAGACTTTACTCAGTCCTCAGCTATTATATTCCCTGATAAGGGTAATCTTTAACAATGCCAAAGCTACAGAATCATAAACTTGATCAGCCACCCCAGTAAAGTGATGCCAAATTATCCTCAACCCTATCGTCGAGGACCGCGGGCGGACAGaacctcatacacatacacacctacacacatatacacacacacatacacacacacacacacacacacacatacacacacacacacacacacacacacacacatacacgcatatctatctatctatctttatatatgtgtgtatatatatatatgtatatatatatatatatatatatatatatatatatatatatatatatatatgtttatttatatattaccacaTTTGATCTGACGAGAAGCCGAAGCCATGGTTCGAAGCTTTCCCATTTCATGCTTGACGAAGGATTCTTAGAAGTTGCGGCCTGCCATTGCACCAGtgtgagactttttttttaccgTACCAAAAATGTTACGATGATCTTTTCTCCACAAACATCATGGCCAAAATAATACAGTTTATTATACCAGCTTGTTagtgatatataaaacataatatatatgtacacacacacacacacgcacacgcacacgcacacgcacacgcacacgcacacgcacacgcacacgcacacacacacacacacacacacacacacacacacacacacacacacacacacacacacacacacacacacacgcacacacacacacacacacacacacacacacacacacacacacacacacacacacacacacacacacacatatatatatatatatatatatatatatatatatatatatatatattatatatatatatatgtatatatatgtgtatgcatatgtatatatgaatatactaattaattttatatccttaaaagtatatatatatatatatatatatatatatatatatatatatatatatatatatatatttgtgtgtgtgtgtgtgtatatatatgtatatatataacactaatttagggaggaaatgatgatgatgaatcaaGTCCCTGGAGCGAAGGGTGTGCACCCGAGCTGGCATGATGCGCGGCGGCGGGTCTGGCATCAGTGTCCCCGATGTTTTGGATGCGGGGCGGCTGAGGAGGAGCCTTGCAATATGGCAATGTATCTCTGTTGTTTCCGGCAACTGTGTGGCACTTCACCCAGGGCGAGTGTGCCCATTAAGACCACGCCCACCATCATCCTCGACACAGGCTATATGGGTGAGTTAAAGGGTGAGGAAAGGTTGTTGAAGGAGGAGATAGGTAAGGGCGGAAGGATCCTGATTgcgagaaatatattttttttccttgatttagaTTTTCTTTATTCGTTTGTGGTAAGTATTTTCTTGCAcattgtttttgtgattttacAGTGTATTTTGGTTTAGGAGCTGGAGTGttttataggagagagagagggttttagAAGCCGTAAAGAGATGTATGTCATTTGTCATGTTTTGAACCTGCTATTgaatttattcatgtatgtaatttatattagcaatatatataatttatgttatttttttgtgtgtgttaaggaATTTTATGTGTTATAAGAGCTCACAAATATTTCATAATTTCCTTCCTAACTGCATGTTGACAGAAGCACATAACAAGATATACCTTGATGTATTACTCTGTAAAGACagctaatgtataatatatttttttctcttttcttttctttttgtaaatttcCTATTTTGGTAATCATCAGCCAAAACTTAATAGTATAtgaaattatagtaatgaaattGATAGTCTAAGATGTATTCTGTTGGTAGTATTTGTCATAAATCTCTATAAGTTTAGACATGAGAGTAGCATAAAATGTTTAGCAATAGCATGGACAGCAGCAccgtatgagtatatatagagaaCAGACTCCACTTATAGCACAAATTATGAAGCTAGAACATACAACctataacatcatcaacaacaacacaagcatatgtgtatatttatgaatacatttgTCTTTAGCTAATTttgagctttttatttttttaaatttcaatggtATTTGATTTTACAGTGAGATTAGGATTTTCATattgcattttttgttattttgtgtttgtataccTTTATTTTCTGGTGAGGGGGTGGGTACTCAGAGGTGCCAAATTTGACAGTTGTCTGATTTGTCTCCGTAGCAGATAACCTCAGCCTGGAAGGTGAAAAGACTTGTATAGAATATAATTTAGGACTAATAGCATTGACAAGTGAGCAGAGAAGAGATCCCTACTTCTGTTTCTGATACGTATGTCATGGGGTCCTTAGCGATGAataggtatgtaaaaaaaaaaaaaatgtgaactgtGCCAGCTTTATCTGAATAGTATCCAGAGGCCAATAAGAGCACCTAGTTATGGCTTAATCTTTGAACCAGTAAAAGCAAAATTGTGGGATCTTGTGAGTTATGTACACATAAACAGGTGGTCATGAGTGCTTAATACCTGATAGTGTTCAAGGACTCCTTGGACATGAAGGATTCCTTTGTCCATTGACTGGTTTTCAGTGCATGATCAGCATTGTTCAGGTGTGAGTGCTTAAATGAATGAGAAGCAGTGAAACTGttcttgaaataaaaatataaaatttattggtAATGTATTTTTAACCCTTCGCTGCCtggtggcatgtacgtatatgccatggCATGCCAGGACTACATTCTGGctggcatacatatatgtgccaTGGTGCAACGGTCCTGTTTTCTAAGGGCATATATAATAATGCCATGCTTGCTATGGTGCTGACACGATTGTCTGGTGGTGGGGCCCGGGCCACAATGAACAAAGCCCCGGGGGAGGGCATATGTTTTGGGAAACCACCCGGCAGCATTGcgttaattatatttattgcattatttttcttttcttttcttttcttttcttttcttttttcttttttctatttttaaacacaaaacatttttatctgtatatttttttcagatcATCTCTACATCAAACTTAATTTGACAATGGATGCAATGTTGTGGCATGAGTTTAAATGCAATAGAAAAATCATGATTAACAGTCCTTTTCCTTCCTAACCAGGAGCACATCCACATCTGCCTGTTCATTCATATCTTGACACATGTTTAAGAAATTGTAGTTAATGCTTCTGTGAGAAAGACCATGATCCTCTGGTGGTGCTAGTCATGTTTGCTCAATGAAGGCCCTTGGCAATAATCTTATTGCTATGTGCTAGGCTACAAgatttgtgtgtaataaaaatgCTTTTATGACCGTGCCATAAGAGGGAAGGGTCTAGAATCAACTATTTGATAATTAAAACTTATTATCAAGAAATGAAAGGGTAAACAGGATAAAAttaggtagtaatgataattaaatccTTGAGCTATCTTTGAACAAAAGAAAGTAATATTATCACAGTGGACTAATATATCCTTACAGCATCAGCATccaggattatcattatttctttaactttaatatcatatacttattaaAGGGAACTGCAGCTTCAGCATATAATCACTGTTTTGCATCAGCTGGGTTTGCTTAAAtgttaaattagaaaaaatagtaattggACGTGGAAGTACAAGATAACATAGTGTAGTAAAGGCAGATTTATTAGGTACAAAATGGCCAATATTGGTTTAAAGTACATTGAAAGCATTGAAAGTAttgataaacatattatattagataattctCATTTACAGGAATAGTACTAGTTGTTTTGCATTTTGACCATGATTTTATCAAACATGATTTTATCAAGGAattagagggaagggaggatcaTATTCCCTGGGAATAATGCACATCTTTTGTCTGGTTTCCAAAGCATCTGAATTCAAGAAATCTGAAGAATACTAAGTTGAAAAGCATGCAGTTTTACATATTTGTTGCAAGCTCAGTTATATTCAGTGTCTTTTGAAAGTAGAGGCATTGGCGATGCATTGGAGATCATGCAAAACATTCCGAAGCTTTGTGGGAGCTCACTAAACCTATGAGAACAAGAACTATTATTTAGTTGTTTTGTAGATGCATACAGTCCCTGGTGCTTGCTACTATTGAATATCTAGCAAGTTGTGGGGATAACTCGGAGGAAGAGATAACCTTAAAATGTagtgatttatgattattattttgattgtatTTCATAGCTTCTTTTTATAACGGTTTATAATTTACACTTCAGGCCATGAAGTTGTGATTGTAAAAAATGGCATCAGGATCTGTGGAACCGGTGGGGCACTGGGTAACATACCAATCCTACAGAACAAAGCATATTTTGAAGTGAAGCTCCAGCAGTCAGGTATGTGAATATTATTAGTTTGTGGACATACAAATAATTACTTTCTAAAGATACTTTAGATGATATAGTGATATGGCTAGAATGTTGAGAAGGTTTTTGTGTATGGTAAAGATCTTGAAttatttatgaatgaaaatttatatgCATGTTGCTACTCATGTTTATGTAGCATTTGATTCCCTGTATCAAAAAGGTAAAAGCTATGAAAACTCTAGAGAAACAGGTACACACTTTGCATACAAACTTTTTGTTAGGTGTAAGTAACAAAATATAGAATACATTGCAACATTTTAGCATTTGAAATTCCTAACAGATGTGAAGCTGATAGTAAAATAGCTATCCATAACATGATAAAAGCCAAGATGAATCACTTTTCCTCTTCCAGGGGTGTGGGGTATAGGAATTGCAACGAGGAATGCCAATCTCAATAAAGTTCCCCTTGGAGAGGACTCGCAGTCGTGGGTCTTATGTTCCGACGGCTGCGTGCGACACAATGGCGAGGAGAAGTACAAAATTGCTGATATTCCCCAGGAAGGAGATATTCTGGTAAGTTTGATTTATCATTTTCAGTGTAGGAAAGTCAGTGGTTTGACTTGTCTCATTGTTGCCATGAGCAGGTATGtccactgtaattttttttttttttttttttttttttttttctctctctctctctttttgtcttataCATGACCTCACATGTTTATAATAGTCATTAATTGTTTATTGATGCATCCATAAACtaacacagatatatgtacaataatgaaatatatatgatctatcatctgtctccgtctctctctgtctctctgtctctctgtctctcgtctctgtctgtctctctttttctttctctatctatatctctatctcgctttctcttttttttttttttttttttttttcttttcttttcttttcttttctttctttcttttctttctttctttcttttctttctttctttcttttctttctttctttctttctttctctttctttctttctcttctttctttctctttcttctctttctttcttctctttctttctttcttctttcttttttctttctttctttctcttctttctttcttcttctttctctctctttcttctcttctcttcttctttctctctcttttcttctttctttctctcctctcttctttctcttctttcttctctctcttctttcttctctctcttcttcttcttctctctcttctttctttcttctctttctcttctttctttcttctttctttctttctttctctctctctctctttctctctctctctctcttcttctctctctcctctctcttctctctctctctctctctcttttctctctctctctctcttctcttctctctctctctctctctctctctctctctcctctcctctctctctctctctctctctctctctctctctctctctctctctctctctctctctctttttcttgaatTCTTCCATGTATCAATTGAAAGgttatattaacattttttttttcacttcttcagGGTGTCAGTTATGACCATGTTGAACTAAACTTCTATATCAATGGGAAACCAACCAACACACCAGTCACAAGTTTTAAGGGTACTGTGTATCCAGTCCTATATGGTAAGTCTAGTGTCATATTGCCACTGCTTAACTAAAGAGGAATTGAGGTTAGGGATGTTCTCTAATGCACCACTGCAGACTTTGTGGCTCAATGGTCCCAGTGCTTTTTAAGATTTGTTTAGAAACTTGTATTCATGCCATCAGAAGGAAAAGAACaacagtattttaattttttgttagtttgttgttgttgtcatcatctcATTTAGTATCAGTAAATGTCAATCAGATTCTGTAATCTTGACATCATTCTTATTAGAACTGATATTTTTTACTGATCCTTGTGTACCTAATTtgtattttacattttgttttgcaGTTGACGATGGTGCTATTATGGATGTAATATTCGAAAACTTTAGCCATGGACCTCCACCAGGATACGATTCCATAATGGTTGAGAAATCTCTATTGGAGAATGATTAGTGCACTGTCTCTATAGaatattattttagatttattttctaTGTGCTGCTGTCCATCTGTTTTTTGGATACGTATGTTCTATCCAGTGATTCTTTGTTATAACTACCCATGCTTTTTGAGAAAATTTAATGTAGAATGATTGTcttctgtgtttatttatgcttctttttcatcttctatttcATATCTGGTGATTGATGTAGTTAGATACAGCTATTGATtagttgttattgtgttttgagtctttccctttacttttttctctgtatgtctttGATTCATTGTTGAAAGTTCTTGTTATGTTAGATCTagcaaaaagaaaatgtgaaatactGTCATTTCTAAGCAGGAATAATTAtctcataatttattttttctatttttgtgttttatttctctcCATCTATGAGATCTGATTTTTTGGTAGCATATTCACAAACTCACCTGATTTACAAGTACATTGTCAAGGGATGCCTTACTTTTGCTTAATGAAACCAGTATCCAAAatagaaacaggcagacagataagtGTACAGCTTTAAAGTGAGTATGGATATCAAATGCGCTTCCCACTCTACACCCAGAAATTCTTTTTACTAATACAAATCCCCACTgacaccatacatacatgcaactcTTTGTACACAATAAAGGGATGTTAATCTCTTCACAATTTATTGCACTGTACTTTTCAATGTTAATTTTGAGATGCAAGAAGCTAGTCTATTGGAACAGGATCATGTGACTGTCTGTGATTGGTTTAAAGAATGAAGAATAAGCAATCGTATTATGATGGTCTCTTTGTTGTGACTGTAATGTTAATTTTTAGACTCATTCAGGGTTAGTGTCCATTATGATCTGTTCTatgaaagtatttttatataataggtatattaaGGATTATTTTGTGGCTGGTTAATTAATCTTTGTGCTACTATTTGTCCGTCAAAATGACTGTGGTTAATCAGCTTCCGTTTCCAAAATGGTTGATTCTGTGAATTAAAATACGTAATTTAAAGTAATGACAGCGTTCATGTTCTTGATTTATGTTACTATCACAGGAATGGTGATGATGTGTTGTATAAAATGAAGAAATTTGAGggtattcctttatttttccagTGCTTGATGCTGTGAAAATGTT
Coding sequences within it:
- the LOC119596596 gene encoding SPRY domain-containing protein 7-like, encoding MAMYLCCFRQLCGTSPRASVPIKTTPTIILDTGYMGHEVVIVKNGIRICGTGGALGNIPILQNKAYFEVKLQQSGVWGIGIATRNANLNKVPLGEDSQSWVLCSDGCVRHNGEEKYKIADIPQEGDILGVSYDHVELNFYINGKPTNTPVTSFKGTVYPVLYVDDGAIMDVIFENFSHGPPPGYDSIMVEKSLLEND